From one Desmodus rotundus isolate HL8 chromosome X, HLdesRot8A.1, whole genome shotgun sequence genomic stretch:
- the GJB1 gene encoding gap junction beta-1 protein has translation MNWTGLYTLLSGVNRHSTAIGRVWLSVIFIFRIMVLVVAAESVWGDEKSSFICNTLQPGCNSVCYDQFFPISHVRLWSLQLILVSTPALLVAMHVAHQQHIEKKMLRLEGHGDPLHMEEVKRHKFHISGTLWWTYVISVVFRLLFEAAFMYVFYLLYPGYAMMRLVKCDIYPCPNTVDCFVSRPTEKTVFTVFMLVASGICIILNVAEVVYLIIRACARRARQRSNPPSRKGSGFGHRLSPEYKQNEINKLLSEQDGSLKDILRRSPGTGAGLAEKSDRCSAC, from the coding sequence ATGAACTGGACGGGCTTGTACACCTTGCTCAGTGGCGTGAACCGGCATTCTACCGCCATTGGCCGAGTATGGCTCTCAGTCATCTTCATCTTCAGAATCATGGTGCTGGTGGTGGCTGCAGAGAGCGTGTGGGGTGACGAGAAGTCTTCCTTCATCTGCAACACCCTCCAGCCCGGCTGCAACAGCGTCTGCTACGAccagtttttccccatttcccacgTGCGTCTGTGGTCTCTGCAGCTCATCTTGGTTTCCACCCCAGCTCTCCTCGTGGCCATGCACGTGGCTCATCAGCAgcacatagaaaagaaaatgctgcGACTTGAGGGCCATGGGGACCCCCTCCACATGGAGGAGGTGAAGAGGCACAAGTTCCACATCTCAGGGACACTGTGGTGGACCTATGTCATCAGTGTGGTCTTCCGGCTGCTGTTTGAGGCCGCCTTCATGTACGTCTTTTATCTGCTCTACCCAGGCTATGCCATGATGCGGCTTGTCAAGTGTGACATCTACCCCTGCCCCAACACAGTGGACTGTTTCGTGTCCCGCCCCACGGAGAAAACAGTCTTCACCGTCTTCATGCTGGTCGCCTCCGGCATCTGCATCATCCTCAATGTGGCTGAAGTGGTGTACCTCATCATCCGGGCCTGTGCCCGCCGAGCCCGGCAACGTTCCAATCCACCTTCCCGCAAGGGCTCGGGCTTCGGCCACCGCCTCTCACCTGAATACAAGCAGAATGAGATCAACAAGCTGCTGAGTGAGCAGGACGGCTCCCTGAAAGACATACTGCGACGCAGCCCAGGCACTGGGGCCGGGCTGGCTGAGAAGAGCGACCGTTGCTCTGCCTGCTGA